TCGTGCTGGTGAACACGCACCCCGGCGTGACCGGCTTTACCCAGCGGCGCACTGTGGTACTGACCTACGCCCTGGACCTGGACAGCCTGCCGGATGAAGGGACGACCTTGGATATCGGTTTGGAATAGCTCTGGTCACCATGCCTGGGGTGCAGGTCTGGACGGTGAGCAAGCCCGAAGCCGGCCAAAAACTGCTGCAATTCCTCCAGCGTCGCCTAAACGGAGCGGTCCCGGCTCCAGCCTTGCAACGCTGGATCCGTACCGGACAGGTCCGTGTCAACGGGTCTCGGGCCAAGCCCGGGACCCGTTTGCTTACGGATCAGCATATCCGCGTTCCGCCCCATGACCTGACTGATAAGGCTGCTTCCTCCAGACCGCATCAGGAGGCTCCCCCCCTTCCTCCGCTGGATGTCGTACACGAAGACGCCGAACTGCTTGTCCTGGCCAAACCCAAGGGCCTTCCTGTTCACGCCGGGACCGGCCACCAGGACAGCATCGTGGATCGCCTGCAGGCCGGTCTTGCGGAGCACGCCTGGAAGCCCACACTGGTCCATCGCCTGGACCGGAACACCTCCGGTCTGCTGATCGTGGCCAAAACCTACGCCCAACTCTCCGCATTGCAGGACTTGTGGCGCGCTGGCAAGGTCGTGAAAACCTACCTGACCTGGGTCCAAGGCTGCCCTGGGTGGCACGAACCTACGCTCTTTCGGGACTTAACAGCCAAGATCCGCACGGATAGCGGTGAAAAAATGTGTACCGGGGCAGGCAAGGCCTGTCGCACCGTGGCCCAAACGCTGTACCAAGCCGAGGATGCCGCCCTGGTTCTTGTCGCCCCCCTGACCGGGAGGACCCACCAAATTCGCGTCCAACTGGCTTCCCGCGGACATCCTCTGATCGGGGACGTCAAGTATGGCGGCCCGCGCCGGCCGGACGGCATGCTGCTCCATGCCTGGCACCTGACCTGGCCGGGCCGGGAATTCCTCCTGCTGCCAAACTGGCCGCCCCCTTGGTCCATGCCACCGGGCCTCCACCAGCAGGAACTGGCCAAGGCAACCCGCAAACTGACTGCGAATCCGCCAATCGGCGACACTCCTGCTCTCTGAACCGCTTTATCAAGGATAACAACCAACCATGGATCTTCTTCTCCTGACGACCATCATCGCGGCGGCACTGGTTGTGTTCATCGCCGGATGGCTGCGGGTGGACCTGGTAGGGCTCATGGTCCTCTCCGCCCTGGCCCTGACCGGCCTCGTCACCCCGCAAGAGGCCCTGGCTGGGTTCAGCAGCCCGGCGGTAGTCACGGTCTGGGCCATGTTCATTCTCTCCGCCGGGCTGACCCGTACCGGTGTCGCCGACCAGCTGGGTCGACCGCTGCAGCGTTTTGCCAAAGGCAGCGAGGCGGTGCTGATAATTGCCCTGATGGCCGCGGCGAGCCTGCTTTCCGCATTGATCAACACGGTTACCGTGGCCGCGATTTTGTTGCCCGCTACCATGGAACTCGCGCGACGCAGTGGTCGTCCGCCTGCAAGACTTCTGATGCCCATGGCCCTGGGCTGCCTCCTGGGTGGTCCATTCACCGGCATTTCCACTCCGCCGAATATCCTGGCCACTGACGCCTTGCGCAACGCCGGCCTCGCACCCTTCGCCCTGCTGGACTTCACGCCCATTACCGGGGCCATTGTCGTCGCCGGTATTGTCTTTGTGGTGCTTCTCGGTCGACACATGCTGCCACGTCACCAACCCGGAAAATCGTCCACCGTTCAGCATGGAAGCTCCCCTGGTGCATCCTACGAAATGGAAACCCACATCTTTTCCATCCGCATTCCTCCGGACTCTCCCCTGGATGGACGGACCCTGGCCGATAGCCGTATCGGCTCGGCACTCTATCTGACCGTGGTGGCCCTGCAGCGCAAGGGGGCCTTGATGCTGGCGCCGCGAGCCACGGACGTTCTCCAGGCTGGTGACACGATCATTGTCCACGGTCAGCCGGAACAATTGCAGCGCTTCCACGGCAGCCAGCACCTGCGGGTGGAGCCATTGCATCGTTTGGACACGCTGTTTTGTGAGCGAGTGGTCGTTGCTGAAGGAGAAATTGCAAAAAATTCCCCGCTCGTGGGCAAAACATTGAGCCAAAGCGGTCTGCGCCGGGAACACCGCGTCCAGGTGCTGCGTGTGCGCACGGTTGAGAGCAAAACAGTCCAACATCCCAGCCATCACTCCTTTATCCCGGGAGATCGGCTTTTGCTGCAAGGGGAGCAAGATGCCCTGAATACGCTGGTCGATCAGGGCATCGTCACGAACATTGCCCCGCTACAAGCCGCCCCTCTGAAGGATCTGCGGGAGGATCCCACGACCGGACAGGGAAATGATCCGGACAGCGACGTCCACTTTCTGGCTGTGCGGGTTCCGGAAGGATCCGTGCTTGCGGGACGGGATCTGATGGAAAGTCGTTTGGGCAACGTCTTTGGCCTGACCGTGGTCAGCATTCTGCGAGACAACACCATGGTCTGCATGCCCGCTTCCAACGAGGTTGTACAGGCTGGCGACCTGCTTGTGCTGCAAGGGACCGACAGGGATCTGGAGCTGCTGAGCGGTCTGCAGGAATTGACCATTGGCGAGCAAAGCCCGGAATTGTCCCGCGAACTGGAATCCCAACAGGTGACCGTGACCGAAGTCCTGCTGTCGCCCAGAACCACTCTGGCCGGGAAAAACATGGCCGAGTTGATGTTTCGCGACCAATACGGAGTCAATGTCCTGGCTGTCTGGCGCAAGGGCCGCGCGTACCGCACCGGGTTGCAGGAACTTCCCCTCCAGTTCGGTGATGCCCTGCTGGTTTACGGCCCGAGGAGCAGCCTGGAAGCCATCGCCCGCAACCCGGACTTTCTTGTCCTGGATCAGGCCGCGGCCCAGGCCCCCCGCCTGGAAAAAGCCCCCCTGGCCGCGGTGATCATGCTTTCCGTGGTGCTCAGCGCCATCTTCGGCCTGTTGCCCATCGCCATTGCCGCACTGGTGGGATCGACCCTGATGATCCTCCTGAAATGTCTGAGCATGGACGAGGCCTATCGGGCCATTGAATGGAAGGTCATTTTTTTGATCGCCTGCATGCTGCCCCTGGGCGTAGCCGTGGAAAACACCGGAGCGGCCCAGATGGGAGCCGAGGCTTTGATCGCGGTGATCGGGGACCTGGGGCCGCGATGGGTGGTCGCGGCCCTGTTCCTGGTCACCGTACTCGGCACCCAGGTCATTCCCACCGCGGCCCTGGTGGTCCTGATGGCCCCTGTGGCCTTGACCACGGCCGAGACAATGGCCATTTCCCCCCAACTGCTGATGATGACCGTGGCCATGTCCGCTTCCTCCAGTTTTGCC
This is a stretch of genomic DNA from Desulfonatronum thioautotrophicum. It encodes these proteins:
- a CDS encoding RluA family pseudouridine synthase, coding for MPGVQVWTVSKPEAGQKLLQFLQRRLNGAVPAPALQRWIRTGQVRVNGSRAKPGTRLLTDQHIRVPPHDLTDKAASSRPHQEAPPLPPLDVVHEDAELLVLAKPKGLPVHAGTGHQDSIVDRLQAGLAEHAWKPTLVHRLDRNTSGLLIVAKTYAQLSALQDLWRAGKVVKTYLTWVQGCPGWHEPTLFRDLTAKIRTDSGEKMCTGAGKACRTVAQTLYQAEDAALVLVAPLTGRTHQIRVQLASRGHPLIGDVKYGGPRRPDGMLLHAWHLTWPGREFLLLPNWPPPWSMPPGLHQQELAKATRKLTANPPIGDTPAL
- a CDS encoding SLC13 family permease, coding for MDLLLLTTIIAAALVVFIAGWLRVDLVGLMVLSALALTGLVTPQEALAGFSSPAVVTVWAMFILSAGLTRTGVADQLGRPLQRFAKGSEAVLIIALMAAASLLSALINTVTVAAILLPATMELARRSGRPPARLLMPMALGCLLGGPFTGISTPPNILATDALRNAGLAPFALLDFTPITGAIVVAGIVFVVLLGRHMLPRHQPGKSSTVQHGSSPGASYEMETHIFSIRIPPDSPLDGRTLADSRIGSALYLTVVALQRKGALMLAPRATDVLQAGDTIIVHGQPEQLQRFHGSQHLRVEPLHRLDTLFCERVVVAEGEIAKNSPLVGKTLSQSGLRREHRVQVLRVRTVESKTVQHPSHHSFIPGDRLLLQGEQDALNTLVDQGIVTNIAPLQAAPLKDLREDPTTGQGNDPDSDVHFLAVRVPEGSVLAGRDLMESRLGNVFGLTVVSILRDNTMVCMPASNEVVQAGDLLVLQGTDRDLELLSGLQELTIGEQSPELSRELESQQVTVTEVLLSPRTTLAGKNMAELMFRDQYGVNVLAVWRKGRAYRTGLQELPLQFGDALLVYGPRSSLEAIARNPDFLVLDQAAAQAPRLEKAPLAAVIMLSVVLSAIFGLLPIAIAALVGSTLMILLKCLSMDEAYRAIEWKVIFLIACMLPLGVAVENTGAAQMGAEALIAVIGDLGPRWVVAALFLVTVLGTQVIPTAALVVLMAPVALTTAETMAISPQLLMMTVAMSASSSFASPLSHPAHLLVMSPGGYRFVDYMKLGVPLTLLSMLLCVWLLPILFPV